A section of the Oncorhynchus tshawytscha isolate Ot180627B linkage group LG09, Otsh_v2.0, whole genome shotgun sequence genome encodes:
- the LOC112251466 gene encoding rab GTPase-binding effector protein 2 isoform X1 — protein MEPSEKSQNDDTDAMESLQAQLAGCRAQLEHWQGVATICELSKQEELGELQKQCDQEMQSLQEALRETASQYEARISTLQSERAQWRRASVQSQGSVKKDRLEAGAMQSESQSTDSPTNTLREPGTDGWDSQPAEAEGPGEGEGAGLEGYFSQNCDFASFSSFSLDTPSLPRRPPPQEDTASLVSTGTLVPEAIYLPPPGHRLVTHTEWDSLNTQVEELKGELSRLRDERTELESELETQTTETHKHVSVLQTQVQTSEALLQELQKSFNQSQNAVHSRLAELSLSQRRVCSELSRLKGEEIEETDGAGDANTPLGPTLQGAHSEERLLIEIVNLKEQLETRVEESEVLQVQLSSLKTEMERVQCQKEKLQLELQTCRTELQGLRVALSHLQGDSKTLTHDKASLQQQCLELRSQIISMRSQVDTSQTVQRDFVQLSQSLQVKLELIRQAETLDQVRDILEQGLPEEGAPPTGAT, from the exons ATGGAACCGTCGGAGAAATCTCAGAATGACGACACTG ATGCAATGGAAAGCTTGCAGGCCCAGCTAGCAGGTTGCCGAGCGCAGCTGGAGCACTGGCAGGGCGTGGCGACGATCTGCGAACTGAGCAAACAGGAGGAGCTGGGAGAGCTGCAGAAACAGTGTGACCAGGAGATGCAGTCTCTTCAGGAGGCCctcagag AGACGGCTTCTCAGTATGAGGCTAGAATATCTACTCTGCAGTCTGAGCGTGCCCAGTGGAGGAGAGCCAGTGTGcagtctcag ggcagtGTAAAGAAGGACCGGTTGGAGGCAGGAGCTATGCAGTCCGAGAGCCAGTCGACAGACTCTCCCACCAATACCCTCAGAGAACCAGGAACGGACGGATGGGATAGCCAACCAGCGGAGGCTGAGGGACCAGGGGAGGGTGAAGGGGCGGGACTGGAGGGCTATTTCTCCCAGAACTGTGACTTCgcttctttctcctccttctccttggACACGCCCTCACTGCCACGCCGCCCACCCCCCCAGGAAGACACTGCCTCCCTGGTCTCCACGGGAACCCTGGTGCCCGAGGCCATCTACCTGCCCCCGCCCGGCCACCGCCTGGTCACACACACCGAATGGGATTCGCTTAacacacag GTTGAGGAGCTGAAGGGAGAGCTGAGTCGACTGAGGGACGAGAGGACAGAGCTGGAGAGCGAGCTGGAGACACAGACTACcgagacacacaaacac gtctCAGTTCTCCAGACTCAGGTTCAGACCTCAGAGGCCCTCCTACAGGAGCTACAGAAATCTTTCAACCAATCACAGAATGCCGTCCATAGCAGGCTG gcggagctgtctctctctcagaggagggTGTGTAGTGAGCTGTCCAGGCTAAAAGGGGAGGAGATCGAGGAGACTGATGGGGCAGGGGACGCCAACACACCCCTTGGTCCTACACTACAg GGGGCACACAGTGAAGAGAGGCTGCTTATTGAGATCGTCAACCTAAAGGAACAACTGGAGACCCGCGTGGAGGAGAGCG AAGTTTTACAAG TGCAGCTGTCCAGTCTGAAGACCGAGATGGAGCGGGTCCAGTGTCAGAAAGAGAAGCTGCAGTTGGAGCTACAGACCTGTCGCACCGAGCTACAAGGCCTCAGGGTGGCGCTCTCACACCTACAGGGAGACAGCAAGACTCTAACCCATGACAAG GCGTCCCTCCAGCAACAGTGTTTGGAGCTGCGTAGCCAGATCATCAGTATGCGTTCTCAGGTGGACACCAGCCAGACGGTGCAGAGGGACTTTGTCCAGCTTTCGCAGTCACTGCAG GTGAAGCTGGAGTTGATCCGTCAGGCTGAAACTCTGGACCAGGTCAGGGACATCTTGGAGCAGGGGCTTCCTGAAGAGGGTGCCCCGCCCACTGGTGCCACGTGA
- the LOC112251466 gene encoding rab GTPase-binding effector protein 2 isoform X2, whose amino-acid sequence MESLQAQLAGCRAQLEHWQGVATICELSKQEELGELQKQCDQEMQSLQEALRETASQYEARISTLQSERAQWRRASVQSQGSVKKDRLEAGAMQSESQSTDSPTNTLREPGTDGWDSQPAEAEGPGEGEGAGLEGYFSQNCDFASFSSFSLDTPSLPRRPPPQEDTASLVSTGTLVPEAIYLPPPGHRLVTHTEWDSLNTQVEELKGELSRLRDERTELESELETQTTETHKHVSVLQTQVQTSEALLQELQKSFNQSQNAVHSRLAELSLSQRRVCSELSRLKGEEIEETDGAGDANTPLGPTLQGAHSEERLLIEIVNLKEQLETRVEESEVLQVQLSSLKTEMERVQCQKEKLQLELQTCRTELQGLRVALSHLQGDSKTLTHDKASLQQQCLELRSQIISMRSQVDTSQTVQRDFVQLSQSLQVKLELIRQAETLDQVRDILEQGLPEEGAPPTGAT is encoded by the exons ATGGAAAGCTTGCAGGCCCAGCTAGCAGGTTGCCGAGCGCAGCTGGAGCACTGGCAGGGCGTGGCGACGATCTGCGAACTGAGCAAACAGGAGGAGCTGGGAGAGCTGCAGAAACAGTGTGACCAGGAGATGCAGTCTCTTCAGGAGGCCctcagag AGACGGCTTCTCAGTATGAGGCTAGAATATCTACTCTGCAGTCTGAGCGTGCCCAGTGGAGGAGAGCCAGTGTGcagtctcag ggcagtGTAAAGAAGGACCGGTTGGAGGCAGGAGCTATGCAGTCCGAGAGCCAGTCGACAGACTCTCCCACCAATACCCTCAGAGAACCAGGAACGGACGGATGGGATAGCCAACCAGCGGAGGCTGAGGGACCAGGGGAGGGTGAAGGGGCGGGACTGGAGGGCTATTTCTCCCAGAACTGTGACTTCgcttctttctcctccttctccttggACACGCCCTCACTGCCACGCCGCCCACCCCCCCAGGAAGACACTGCCTCCCTGGTCTCCACGGGAACCCTGGTGCCCGAGGCCATCTACCTGCCCCCGCCCGGCCACCGCCTGGTCACACACACCGAATGGGATTCGCTTAacacacag GTTGAGGAGCTGAAGGGAGAGCTGAGTCGACTGAGGGACGAGAGGACAGAGCTGGAGAGCGAGCTGGAGACACAGACTACcgagacacacaaacac gtctCAGTTCTCCAGACTCAGGTTCAGACCTCAGAGGCCCTCCTACAGGAGCTACAGAAATCTTTCAACCAATCACAGAATGCCGTCCATAGCAGGCTG gcggagctgtctctctctcagaggagggTGTGTAGTGAGCTGTCCAGGCTAAAAGGGGAGGAGATCGAGGAGACTGATGGGGCAGGGGACGCCAACACACCCCTTGGTCCTACACTACAg GGGGCACACAGTGAAGAGAGGCTGCTTATTGAGATCGTCAACCTAAAGGAACAACTGGAGACCCGCGTGGAGGAGAGCG AAGTTTTACAAG TGCAGCTGTCCAGTCTGAAGACCGAGATGGAGCGGGTCCAGTGTCAGAAAGAGAAGCTGCAGTTGGAGCTACAGACCTGTCGCACCGAGCTACAAGGCCTCAGGGTGGCGCTCTCACACCTACAGGGAGACAGCAAGACTCTAACCCATGACAAG GCGTCCCTCCAGCAACAGTGTTTGGAGCTGCGTAGCCAGATCATCAGTATGCGTTCTCAGGTGGACACCAGCCAGACGGTGCAGAGGGACTTTGTCCAGCTTTCGCAGTCACTGCAG GTGAAGCTGGAGTTGATCCGTCAGGCTGAAACTCTGGACCAGGTCAGGGACATCTTGGAGCAGGGGCTTCCTGAAGAGGGTGCCCCGCCCACTGGTGCCACGTGA
- the LOC112251441 gene encoding uncharacterized protein LOC112251441 isoform X3 — protein MWKSVRTGQNNDFYSAKMAKISLLRVLLNERLTAVADEIFGAVEKTVAEYQEEIYRSKEENEKLRRLLDIVLKPDIKLHRSDLQQLTVSEKVPPEQQHCEQELSPSLGQEDPEATQINEQELRTSHRREQLHALESKDPNVIFTIACVKSLCQNPVSTEPSHIYQTQSVEYEQGPSLPSTSTEQIKTEPDGEGYMSLEPTSEPQPLSAFHHYSAVQRENRILLSVASGELPSGSKPSESKRARDRGPAASTASQSLDPTLSSPPFHRPAVPRSIAWRQKRKGEEYAHAQQQGALYPKRSNVYRSKVHPDISIPHLTPEYDELLTNRSGGRPDRYAVLLFRACVSEERYREWEQNTNWDGSRGKFGLPVNLRMFIRTTVSQKFPSMSDVTRKNIKDRVNEYLRSPRKSGHGLLSLI, from the exons ATGTGGAAATCTGTTCGGACAGGACAGAACAACGACTTTTATTCTGCGAAAATGGCTAAAATATCGTTGCTGAGAGTGCTTCTCAATGAACGATTAACAGCAGTTGCTGATGAGATATTTGGGGCTGTTGAAAAAACGGTGGCAGAGTACCAGGAAGAAATCTATCGTTCTAAGGAGGAGAACGAGAAGCTACGGAGGCTGCTTGATATCGTTcttaaaccagatataaagttgCATAGATCGG ACCTACAGCAGCTCACTGTCTCTGAAAAGGTTCCccctgagcagcagcactgtgaaCAGGAGTTGAGCCCCAGTCTGGGGCAGGAGGACCCAGAGGCCACACAGATTAATGAGCAGGAGCTCAGGACCAGTCACAGGAGAGAGCAGCTTCATGCTCTGGAGTCAAAAGACCCTAATGTTATATTCACAATTGCTTGTGTCAAAAGCTTGTGCCAGAATCCGGTCTCAACTGAGCCTTCACATATTTACCAAACTCAAAGTGTGGAATATGAACAGGGACCCTCTCTACCAAGCACTTCAACGGAACAGATCAAAACAGAACCTGATGGAGAGGGCTACATGTCATTAGAACCAACCAGTGAACCTCAGCCCCTCTCTGCATTTCATCACTATTCTGCAGTTCAGCGTGAAAACAGAATACTCCTCAGTGTGGCAAGTGGAGAGCTTCCATCAGGGTCAAAGCCATCGGAATCAAAGAGAGCACGG GATCGAGGCCCCGCTGCCTCCACAGCAAGCCAGTCCCTGGACCCTACTCTTTCCTCACCACCTTTCCACCGCCCAGCTGTGCCCCGTTCCATTGCATGGCGCcaaaagaggaagggggaggaataTGCACACGCCCAGCAGCAGGGCGCTCTTTACCCAAAACGCTCAAATGTATACCGCTCGAAGGTACAtcctgacatttccattcctcaTCTGACACCAGAATATGACGAACTGCTCACCAACCGCAGCGGGGGGCGTCCGGACCGCTATGCTGTTTTGCTATTCCGTGCATGCGTAAGCGAAGAGAGATACCGCGAGTGGGAACAGAATACCAACTGGGATGGATCACGAGGAAAATTTGGCTTGCCAGTGAACCTCCGAATGTTCATCAGGACCACTGTGTCTCAAAAGTTTCCTTCCATGAGTGATGTAACCCGAAAAAACATAAAAGACAGAGTAAATGAGTACTTGAGGTCACCGAGGAAGTCTGGACATGGACTGCTCTCGCTTATCTAA
- the LOC112251441 gene encoding uncharacterized protein LOC112251441 isoform X1, protein MWKSVRTGQNNDFYSAKMAKISLLRVLLNERLTAVADEIFGAVEKTVAEYQEEIYRSKEENEKLRRLLDIVLKPDIKLHRSDLQQLTVSEKVPPEQQHCEQELSPSLGQEDPEATQINEQELRTSHRREQLHALESKDPNVIFTIACVKSLCQNPVSTEPSHIYQTQSVEYEQGPSLPSTSTEQIKTEPDGEGYMSLEPTSEPQPLSAFHHYSAVQRENRILLSVASGELPSGSKPSESKRARCQVCDDCCKDRGPAASTASQSLDPTLSSPPFHRPAVPRSIAWRQKRKGEEYAHAQQQGALYPKRSNVYRSKVHPDISIPHLTPEYDELLTNRSGGRPDRYAVLLFRACVSEERYREWEQNTNWDGSRGKFGLPVNLRMFIRTTVSQKFPSMSDVTRKNIKDRVNEYLRSPRKSGHGLLSLI, encoded by the exons ATGTGGAAATCTGTTCGGACAGGACAGAACAACGACTTTTATTCTGCGAAAATGGCTAAAATATCGTTGCTGAGAGTGCTTCTCAATGAACGATTAACAGCAGTTGCTGATGAGATATTTGGGGCTGTTGAAAAAACGGTGGCAGAGTACCAGGAAGAAATCTATCGTTCTAAGGAGGAGAACGAGAAGCTACGGAGGCTGCTTGATATCGTTcttaaaccagatataaagttgCATAGATCGG ACCTACAGCAGCTCACTGTCTCTGAAAAGGTTCCccctgagcagcagcactgtgaaCAGGAGTTGAGCCCCAGTCTGGGGCAGGAGGACCCAGAGGCCACACAGATTAATGAGCAGGAGCTCAGGACCAGTCACAGGAGAGAGCAGCTTCATGCTCTGGAGTCAAAAGACCCTAATGTTATATTCACAATTGCTTGTGTCAAAAGCTTGTGCCAGAATCCGGTCTCAACTGAGCCTTCACATATTTACCAAACTCAAAGTGTGGAATATGAACAGGGACCCTCTCTACCAAGCACTTCAACGGAACAGATCAAAACAGAACCTGATGGAGAGGGCTACATGTCATTAGAACCAACCAGTGAACCTCAGCCCCTCTCTGCATTTCATCACTATTCTGCAGTTCAGCGTGAAAACAGAATACTCCTCAGTGTGGCAAGTGGAGAGCTTCCATCAGGGTCAAAGCCATCGGAATCAAAGAGAGCACGG TGCCAGGTCTGTGATGATTGCTGTAAG GATCGAGGCCCCGCTGCCTCCACAGCAAGCCAGTCCCTGGACCCTACTCTTTCCTCACCACCTTTCCACCGCCCAGCTGTGCCCCGTTCCATTGCATGGCGCcaaaagaggaagggggaggaataTGCACACGCCCAGCAGCAGGGCGCTCTTTACCCAAAACGCTCAAATGTATACCGCTCGAAGGTACAtcctgacatttccattcctcaTCTGACACCAGAATATGACGAACTGCTCACCAACCGCAGCGGGGGGCGTCCGGACCGCTATGCTGTTTTGCTATTCCGTGCATGCGTAAGCGAAGAGAGATACCGCGAGTGGGAACAGAATACCAACTGGGATGGATCACGAGGAAAATTTGGCTTGCCAGTGAACCTCCGAATGTTCATCAGGACCACTGTGTCTCAAAAGTTTCCTTCCATGAGTGATGTAACCCGAAAAAACATAAAAGACAGAGTAAATGAGTACTTGAGGTCACCGAGGAAGTCTGGACATGGACTGCTCTCGCTTATCTAA
- the LOC112251441 gene encoding uncharacterized protein LOC112251441 isoform X2, translated as MWKSVRTGQNNDFYSAKMAKISLLRVLLNERLTAVADEIFGAVEKTVAEYQEEIYRSKEENEKLRRLLDIVLKPDIKLHRSDLQQLTVSEKVPPEQQHCEQELSPSLGQEDPEATQINEQELRTSHRREQLHALESKDPNVIFTIACVKSLCQNPVSTEPSHIYQTQSVEYEQGPSLPSTSTEQIKTEPDGEGYMSLEPTSEPQPLSAFHHYSAVQRENRILLSVASGELPSGSKPSESKRARCQDRGPAASTASQSLDPTLSSPPFHRPAVPRSIAWRQKRKGEEYAHAQQQGALYPKRSNVYRSKVHPDISIPHLTPEYDELLTNRSGGRPDRYAVLLFRACVSEERYREWEQNTNWDGSRGKFGLPVNLRMFIRTTVSQKFPSMSDVTRKNIKDRVNEYLRSPRKSGHGLLSLI; from the exons ATGTGGAAATCTGTTCGGACAGGACAGAACAACGACTTTTATTCTGCGAAAATGGCTAAAATATCGTTGCTGAGAGTGCTTCTCAATGAACGATTAACAGCAGTTGCTGATGAGATATTTGGGGCTGTTGAAAAAACGGTGGCAGAGTACCAGGAAGAAATCTATCGTTCTAAGGAGGAGAACGAGAAGCTACGGAGGCTGCTTGATATCGTTcttaaaccagatataaagttgCATAGATCGG ACCTACAGCAGCTCACTGTCTCTGAAAAGGTTCCccctgagcagcagcactgtgaaCAGGAGTTGAGCCCCAGTCTGGGGCAGGAGGACCCAGAGGCCACACAGATTAATGAGCAGGAGCTCAGGACCAGTCACAGGAGAGAGCAGCTTCATGCTCTGGAGTCAAAAGACCCTAATGTTATATTCACAATTGCTTGTGTCAAAAGCTTGTGCCAGAATCCGGTCTCAACTGAGCCTTCACATATTTACCAAACTCAAAGTGTGGAATATGAACAGGGACCCTCTCTACCAAGCACTTCAACGGAACAGATCAAAACAGAACCTGATGGAGAGGGCTACATGTCATTAGAACCAACCAGTGAACCTCAGCCCCTCTCTGCATTTCATCACTATTCTGCAGTTCAGCGTGAAAACAGAATACTCCTCAGTGTGGCAAGTGGAGAGCTTCCATCAGGGTCAAAGCCATCGGAATCAAAGAGAGCACGG TGCCAG GATCGAGGCCCCGCTGCCTCCACAGCAAGCCAGTCCCTGGACCCTACTCTTTCCTCACCACCTTTCCACCGCCCAGCTGTGCCCCGTTCCATTGCATGGCGCcaaaagaggaagggggaggaataTGCACACGCCCAGCAGCAGGGCGCTCTTTACCCAAAACGCTCAAATGTATACCGCTCGAAGGTACAtcctgacatttccattcctcaTCTGACACCAGAATATGACGAACTGCTCACCAACCGCAGCGGGGGGCGTCCGGACCGCTATGCTGTTTTGCTATTCCGTGCATGCGTAAGCGAAGAGAGATACCGCGAGTGGGAACAGAATACCAACTGGGATGGATCACGAGGAAAATTTGGCTTGCCAGTGAACCTCCGAATGTTCATCAGGACCACTGTGTCTCAAAAGTTTCCTTCCATGAGTGATGTAACCCGAAAAAACATAAAAGACAGAGTAAATGAGTACTTGAGGTCACCGAGGAAGTCTGGACATGGACTGCTCTCGCTTATCTAA